A genomic region of Psychrobacter sp. M13 contains the following coding sequences:
- a CDS encoding amino acid aminotransferase — MFERIDYYAGDPILGLVEKFLADENPNKINLGIGIYYDENGVMPVLDCVKTAEKRIADSISARPYLPMAGLPGHRKGCQDLLFGKDAQVLKDGLVATIATIGGSGALKIGAEFINEWFPQSKCYVSDPTWGNHIAIFEGSDVEVGKYPYYDTATGGLRFDEMIAFFATLNKDDVILLHPCCHNPTGLDLTHAQWDTVLNVIQEHELIPFMDIAYQGFGEDMDSDAYAIRKAVDMGLPLFVSNSFSKNLSLYGERVGGLSVVCPTTDEAERVFGQLNSMVRRIYSSPPSHGGHVVDIVMNDAALHEQWIGEVYAMRDRIKAMRLKLKSVLEAKIPNRNFDYITRQNGMFSFTGLTPEQVERLKSEYSIYMISNSRMCVAGLNTNNIDYVANAMADVLKD; from the coding sequence ATGTTTGAACGTATCGATTATTATGCTGGTGATCCTATCTTGGGATTGGTAGAAAAATTTTTGGCAGATGAAAATCCTAATAAAATCAATTTAGGTATCGGCATTTATTATGATGAAAATGGCGTGATGCCTGTGCTTGATTGCGTAAAAACCGCAGAAAAGCGTATCGCTGACTCGATTTCTGCACGTCCATACCTGCCTATGGCAGGCCTGCCAGGACATCGCAAAGGCTGTCAAGATTTGCTGTTCGGTAAAGATGCTCAGGTTCTAAAAGACGGCTTAGTTGCGACTATCGCCACTATCGGCGGCTCAGGCGCTCTGAAGATTGGGGCAGAGTTTATCAATGAATGGTTCCCGCAATCTAAGTGCTACGTTAGCGACCCAACGTGGGGCAACCATATCGCTATATTTGAAGGCTCTGATGTAGAAGTCGGTAAATACCCGTACTACGACACCGCAACGGGTGGCCTCAGATTCGACGAGATGATTGCATTTTTTGCAACGTTAAATAAAGACGATGTGATTTTGCTCCACCCGTGCTGCCATAACCCAACGGGACTAGATTTGACCCATGCGCAATGGGATACCGTATTAAATGTCATTCAAGAGCATGAGCTGATTCCCTTTATGGACATCGCCTATCAAGGCTTTGGCGAGGACATGGATAGCGATGCTTATGCTATCCGTAAAGCGGTAGATATGGGTCTGCCCTTGTTCGTCAGTAACTCGTTTTCCAAAAACTTATCGCTATATGGCGAGCGAGTTGGTGGTCTATCAGTGGTTTGCCCAACGACAGATGAAGCCGAGCGCGTCTTCGGTCAGCTAAACTCGATGGTACGTCGTATCTACTCAAGCCCGCCCTCACATGGTGGTCATGTGGTCGATATCGTTATGAACGATGCCGCGTTGCACGAGCAATGGATCGGTGAAGTCTATGCGATGCGTGACCGTATCAAAGCCATGCGCCTAAAGCTCAAATCAGTGTTAGAGGCCAAAATTCCGAACCGCAACTTCGATTATATTACCCGTCAAAACGGTATGTTTAGCTTTACTGGTCTGACCCCTGAGCAAGTCGAGCGCCTAAAAAGTGAGTATAGTATTTATATGATATCTAACTCACGTATGTGTGTGGCAGGATTGAACACCAATAATATCGATTATGTAGCCAATGCTATGGCGGATGTCCTAAAAGACTAA
- a CDS encoding LysR family transcriptional regulator translates to MNISIRQLNAFIKVADNGSFTRASDQMHLTQSAVSGLIKELESNLGVVLFDRTTRQLSLSVVGHHLLPQARRILNEMQLFENEASSLTSLAQGNVRLAVSQFAASSMPAVIAQFAKHYPDISVSLLDCSAENLLKHIQDIEVDLGVGTELGFIDTEDDIKADLLYQLPFCVVIPERHPLAKKSAITWQDLLHSPLITLQGPFLEQVTAELADDVASHVQQARYKVNFMSTALEMTRQGFGITLCLPYMPEVIDWVSANGLQMRPLAQPRKMRQFFIYQRSSRALSPATIAFREFLQRYFSDHFDDLQQ, encoded by the coding sequence ATGAATATCAGCATTCGCCAATTAAACGCTTTTATTAAAGTCGCTGACAACGGTAGCTTTACTCGTGCCAGCGACCAGATGCATTTGACTCAATCAGCGGTCAGCGGCTTGATTAAAGAGTTAGAATCAAACCTCGGTGTAGTATTGTTCGATCGCACTACGCGCCAGCTGTCTTTATCCGTCGTGGGGCATCATTTACTACCACAAGCGCGGCGTATCTTAAATGAGATGCAATTGTTCGAAAACGAGGCCAGTAGCTTAACCAGCTTGGCGCAAGGCAACGTGAGACTTGCGGTATCGCAGTTTGCCGCGTCCTCCATGCCAGCGGTGATTGCGCAATTTGCCAAACACTATCCCGATATTAGCGTGTCGTTATTGGACTGCTCGGCTGAGAATTTACTCAAACATATTCAAGATATTGAAGTGGACTTAGGCGTTGGCACTGAGCTTGGATTTATAGACACCGAGGATGACATCAAAGCCGATTTGTTATATCAGCTGCCCTTTTGCGTGGTGATACCTGAGCGGCATCCACTAGCAAAAAAATCTGCAATCACTTGGCAGGATCTGTTACATAGCCCGCTTATTACCCTACAAGGGCCTTTTTTGGAGCAAGTCACCGCCGAGCTCGCTGACGATGTGGCAAGCCATGTCCAGCAGGCGCGCTACAAGGTCAACTTTATGTCCACCGCTCTTGAGATGACTCGCCAAGGCTTTGGCATTACTTTGTGTCTGCCCTATATGCCTGAGGTCATTGACTGGGTCAGCGCCAATGGTTTACAGATGCGACCATTAGCACAACCGAGAAAAATGCGGCAGTTCTTTATCTATCAGCGTTCGTCGCGCGCCTTATCGCCTGCCACTATCGCCTTTAGGGAATTTTTGCAGCGCTATTTTTCTGATCACTTCGACGACTTACAGCAATAA
- the hppD gene encoding 4-hydroxyphenylpyruvate dioxygenase, with protein sequence MSELKADLFDNPMGLNGFDFVEFASPQPDTVEALFKQLGFTHVANHRSKDVALYRQGDINLILNREPKSQASYFVEEHGAGACSMGFRVRDAKKAYERAIEMGAQPVDVPTGVMELRLPAIKGIGGSLIYLIDRYKDGESIYDVDFEFFADIDRSPVGHGFKVIDHLTHNVYRGRMAYWANFYERIFNFREIRFFDIKGEYTGLTSKAMTAPDGKIRIPLNEESKQGGGQIEEYLMHFNGEGIQHIALASDDLFASIDKLRAAGIPLMTAPNDTYYKMLDERLPGHGENISDLQMRGILLDGTTESGTPRLLLQIFSETILGSPVFFEFIQRKGDYEEGFGEGNFKALFESIERDQVRRGAVGQSETETP encoded by the coding sequence ATGTCAGAGTTAAAGGCAGATTTATTTGACAACCCAATGGGCCTAAACGGATTTGATTTTGTTGAATTCGCCTCACCTCAGCCTGATACCGTTGAAGCTTTGTTCAAACAGCTTGGCTTTACTCATGTCGCCAATCACCGCTCAAAAGACGTGGCGCTATACCGTCAAGGTGATATCAATCTTATCTTGAACCGCGAACCAAAAAGCCAAGCCAGCTACTTCGTTGAAGAGCATGGCGCTGGTGCTTGCAGTATGGGTTTTCGCGTTCGCGATGCCAAAAAAGCTTATGAGCGTGCTATTGAAATGGGCGCACAGCCTGTTGATGTTCCAACTGGCGTAATGGAGCTGAGACTACCTGCTATCAAGGGTATCGGCGGCTCATTGATCTATCTTATCGACCGTTATAAAGATGGCGAATCTATCTACGATGTCGATTTTGAATTTTTTGCTGATATCGATAGAAGCCCTGTTGGCCACGGCTTTAAAGTCATCGACCACTTAACCCATAACGTCTATCGCGGTCGCATGGCTTATTGGGCAAACTTTTATGAGCGTATCTTTAATTTCCGAGAAATCCGCTTTTTCGATATCAAAGGCGAATACACAGGCCTGACCAGTAAGGCTATGACCGCACCTGACGGTAAAATTCGTATCCCGTTGAATGAAGAGTCAAAGCAGGGCGGCGGTCAAATAGAAGAGTATTTGATGCATTTCAATGGCGAAGGTATACAGCACATTGCCTTGGCCAGTGATGACTTGTTTGCCAGTATTGATAAGCTAAGAGCCGCTGGTATTCCGTTAATGACAGCACCAAATGATACCTATTACAAGATGCTTGATGAGCGTCTCCCTGGCCATGGCGAAAATATCTCTGATTTGCAAATGCGTGGCATCTTATTAGACGGTACAACAGAGAGTGGCACGCCGCGTCTGCTGCTACAGATTTTCTCTGAAACTATCTTGGGCAGCCCAGTTTTCTTTGAGTTTATCCAGCGTAAAGGTGATTACGAAGAAGGTTTTGGCGAAGGTAACTTCAAAGCTTTGTTTGAATCCATCGAGCGCGATCAAGTTCGCCGCGGCGCGGTTGGTCAGTCAGAAACTGAAACACCGTAA
- the phhA gene encoding phenylalanine 4-monooxygenase, whose protein sequence is MERPLSNMIQQTVSANSALTAKASAHHNSTHNVSTPSVSAQKHAADKKQPYVSRQPDEHGHIGYSADDNMMWQTLLERQAVQIPNRACSAYLEGLEKLQLPTTYIPQLSDIDEALQATTGWQTAAVPALISFGKFFKLLANKSFPVATFIRRFEDMNYIEEPDIFHEIVGHCPLLTHPAFAAFNETYGKLGLDASKEERWFLARLYWFTIEFGLMGATKDTRRIYGGGILSSPFETVYALSDEPECRAFDLVDVLRTPYRIDQVQPIYYAIDDLDTLFDIVNSDIMGAVKKAMNLGLYAATYAE, encoded by the coding sequence ATGGAACGTCCATTATCTAACATGATTCAGCAGACAGTTAGCGCCAATAGTGCGCTTACTGCTAAAGCATCTGCGCACCACAATTCTACTCATAATGTTTCTACTCCCAGTGTCTCTGCTCAAAAGCATGCAGCTGATAAAAAGCAGCCCTACGTATCGCGTCAGCCAGATGAGCACGGTCATATTGGTTATAGCGCTGATGATAATATGATGTGGCAGACGCTGCTTGAGCGTCAAGCCGTACAAATCCCTAATCGTGCCTGTTCGGCTTATCTAGAGGGCTTAGAGAAGCTACAGCTGCCTACGACTTATATTCCTCAGCTCTCTGATATCGATGAAGCGCTGCAAGCTACCACAGGCTGGCAGACTGCGGCGGTGCCTGCGCTGATCAGCTTTGGTAAGTTTTTTAAGCTATTGGCTAATAAGTCCTTTCCCGTAGCTACCTTTATTCGCCGCTTTGAGGACATGAACTATATCGAAGAGCCTGATATATTTCACGAAATCGTCGGACATTGTCCACTGCTGACCCATCCTGCATTTGCCGCTTTTAATGAGACTTATGGCAAGCTAGGACTGGACGCTAGTAAAGAGGAGCGATGGTTTTTGGCGCGTCTTTATTGGTTTACCATTGAGTTTGGTCTCATGGGCGCGACCAAAGACACTCGTAGAATTTATGGTGGTGGCATTTTGAGCTCACCTTTTGAGACTGTCTATGCCCTAAGCGATGAACCCGAATGCCGAGCATTTGATTTGGTTGACGTCTTGCGCACTCCTTATCGTATTGACCAAGTCCAACCTATTTATTATGCCATTGATGACTTAGATACCTTATTTGATATCGTAAATAGCGATATCATGGGCGCGGTAAAAAAAGCCATGAATTTAGGCTTGTATGCAGCCACTTATGCTGAGTAA
- a CDS encoding 4a-hydroxytetrahydrobiopterin dehydratase produces the protein MSALSQASCEVCRIGAPKVTDLEAQELMQQIPDWSLIEVDGIQQLERHYKFKNFVKAMAFANQLAEVAEAEGHHPGMLVEWGKVTVTWWSHSIKGLHKNDFVMAAKTDALLN, from the coding sequence ATGTCTGCATTATCACAAGCCAGCTGTGAAGTCTGCCGTATCGGCGCGCCAAAAGTTACCGATTTGGAGGCTCAAGAGCTGATGCAACAAATCCCTGACTGGTCACTTATTGAAGTGGATGGCATCCAGCAGTTAGAGCGTCACTATAAATTTAAGAACTTCGTAAAGGCGATGGCATTTGCCAATCAATTGGCTGAAGTTGCTGAAGCCGAAGGCCATCATCCCGGTATGTTGGTTGAATGGGGTAAAGTGACGGTTACATGGTGGTCGCACAGTATCAAGGGTCTACACAAAAATGATTTTGTGATGGCGGCGAAGACTGATGCTTTGCTCAATTAA
- the nhaC gene encoding Na+/H+ antiporter NhaC codes for MPPQVLTELSPKLAFIIASVVIAIMGVTMIGFGWVPHLSLMLAIAILLALGMFKGLSFEKMQEQMSSGVVSGIGAIYLLFFIGLLVAALMMSGAIPTIMYYGFELISPQYYYISAFVLTSIIGIALGSSLTTAATIGVAFIGMSNAFDANVAIAAGAIVSGAFFADKMSPLSDTCTLASSVVGIDLFEHIRNMMYTTVPAWLITAGLFWFFSGQAGTGNLDQVTLLQSQLVDSGLVHGYSVIPFIVLVVLALCRVNAIYTIIYTIASALIITYLHSMPSIGQLGGYMFGGYAPAENLALGEVGGMISRGGMQSMFFTQTIVILALSLGGLLRALGVLPALLLGIKDMLTSSGRAIFAAAMAALSINVLIGEQYLSILLSGTAFRPTFERLDLHPKNLSRTIEDAGTVINPLVPWSVCGVFISQALGVPVLDYLPYAFFCYLSLLLTIVFGFTGITITRKDGSNVRKYQKAQSAH; via the coding sequence ATGCCGCCGCAAGTACTTACCGAGTTATCTCCTAAATTAGCCTTTATCATTGCCAGCGTAGTCATCGCGATTATGGGTGTCACCATGATCGGTTTTGGCTGGGTGCCGCACCTATCATTAATGCTTGCTATTGCCATTTTGCTCGCTCTAGGTATGTTCAAGGGCTTAAGCTTTGAGAAGATGCAGGAACAAATGTCATCTGGCGTTGTCAGTGGTATTGGTGCGATCTATTTATTGTTCTTTATTGGTTTGCTAGTTGCCGCGCTTATGATGTCAGGCGCTATTCCTACTATTATGTACTATGGCTTTGAGCTGATCTCGCCACAGTATTATTATATTTCCGCCTTTGTCTTGACCTCGATTATTGGGATTGCCTTGGGCAGTAGTCTGACTACGGCTGCGACCATCGGTGTGGCATTTATTGGTATGAGTAATGCCTTTGACGCCAATGTCGCTATCGCTGCAGGGGCTATCGTTTCAGGTGCGTTCTTTGCTGATAAAATGTCGCCACTCTCAGATACTTGTACGCTAGCGTCTTCTGTTGTGGGTATCGATTTATTCGAGCACATTCGCAATATGATGTATACCACAGTACCCGCGTGGCTTATCACCGCAGGGCTATTTTGGTTCTTCTCAGGGCAAGCAGGTACAGGCAATTTAGACCAAGTGACTTTGTTGCAGTCGCAGTTAGTAGATAGCGGCTTAGTCCATGGTTATTCTGTCATACCGTTTATCGTGCTAGTCGTCTTAGCGCTTTGTCGAGTGAATGCCATTTATACCATTATTTACACGATTGCCAGCGCTTTGATTATTACTTATTTACATAGTATGCCGAGTATTGGACAGTTGGGCGGCTATATGTTTGGTGGCTATGCGCCTGCTGAAAACTTGGCTCTTGGCGAAGTAGGCGGTATGATTTCACGTGGTGGTATGCAGAGCATGTTCTTCACCCAGACCATTGTGATATTGGCATTAAGTTTGGGTGGTCTACTGCGAGCTTTGGGTGTATTACCAGCACTATTGTTAGGTATCAAAGATATGCTGACCAGCTCAGGTCGTGCCATCTTTGCCGCCGCTATGGCAGCCCTTAGCATCAACGTGTTAATCGGTGAGCAGTACTTAAGTATTCTATTGTCAGGTACAGCCTTTCGCCCGACGTTTGAGCGCTTAGACTTACATCCTAAAAACTTATCGCGCACCATTGAAGATGCAGGTACGGTCATCAACCCACTGGTGCCGTGGAGCGTATGCGGGGTGTTTATCAGCCAAGCGCTAGGAGTACCAGTGCTCGACTATCTGCCCTATGCGTTCTTCTGTTACTTATCTCTACTGCTAACGATAGTGTTTGGTTTTACTGGAATAACGATTACCCGTAAAGATGGCAGCAACGTGCGTAAGTACCAAAAAGCACAATCCGCTCATTAA
- a CDS encoding ATP-binding protein, whose product MRGAFDNRRLPLLWRTVLLLTIFVVISQVIIYIWVQRSVKGHFEQMDAEIITHAAFNLRKRVTEVDNQIASQTLPETQSPSNTQQQFRSQAPSNLLPTIATKNDDHLHSAWLDYDLKTVIADKEGRLLSSTPNIFADELSGSFNLLSLRQNNDDRQFVINISDRSYRAMVIEDDNMLALIALPIDVHHQYLLQFNRQLSMILFAITLLLVSIAALSVYWGFAPLSTIIQKMKSINPERLGERVTVSDMPLELRPLAESYNSMIAKLESNFESLSRFSDNIAHELRTPIATLSTQTQVMLNKPREEAEYIEQLHHQHNTLEQLSAMINNMLLLAKTQKGLSDSQVTTVDTESLINKLLDYFEMIAEDRGITFEKSGEFSAVLGNEGLLQRLFANLLSNAIYYATSHSVITISATINTSKTPVNTNSLFKNDKGNTQTSNQSWLEITFTNYLQKPLNQSEADRLFERFYRHDKTSQHHSGSGLGLSIVQTIATAHKGEVNIVIKDDYCFEVTVGLLIAR is encoded by the coding sequence ATGAGAGGAGCTTTTGATAATCGGCGCTTGCCTTTATTGTGGCGTACCGTGTTATTACTAACAATCTTCGTCGTCATCTCTCAGGTCATCATTTATATCTGGGTACAGCGCTCTGTCAAAGGGCATTTTGAGCAGATGGATGCTGAGATTATCACCCACGCAGCCTTCAACCTACGTAAGCGCGTAACAGAGGTGGATAACCAAATAGCCTCTCAGACCCTACCCGAAACTCAAAGTCCATCAAATACTCAACAACAATTTCGCTCGCAAGCTCCTTCAAATCTGCTGCCTACCATAGCCACGAAAAATGATGATCATCTACATTCTGCTTGGCTAGATTACGACTTAAAAACTGTCATTGCTGATAAAGAGGGACGATTGCTATCGAGCACTCCAAATATCTTTGCTGATGAGTTAAGTGGCAGTTTCAATCTATTATCCTTGCGGCAAAATAATGATGATAGACAGTTTGTGATCAATATCAGTGACCGAAGTTATCGGGCTATGGTCATCGAAGACGATAATATGCTTGCCCTTATCGCCTTGCCCATCGACGTGCATCATCAGTATTTATTGCAGTTCAATCGTCAGCTGAGTATGATTTTATTTGCTATTACCTTGCTGTTGGTGTCAATAGCAGCGTTGAGCGTCTATTGGGGATTTGCGCCTTTATCAACGATTATTCAGAAGATGAAGAGTATTAACCCTGAAAGATTGGGCGAAAGAGTAACCGTTAGTGATATGCCATTAGAGCTAAGACCCTTAGCCGAGTCCTATAATTCAATGATAGCTAAGCTTGAAAGCAATTTTGAATCCTTATCTCGATTTTCAGATAATATCGCTCATGAGCTGCGCACGCCCATAGCGACGTTAAGTACGCAAACGCAAGTCATGTTGAATAAGCCTAGAGAAGAAGCGGAATACATTGAGCAATTGCATCATCAGCATAATACCTTAGAACAGTTATCGGCGATGATTAATAACATGCTGCTGCTAGCAAAAACACAAAAAGGACTGAGTGATTCGCAAGTGACTACTGTAGATACTGAGAGCCTAATCAACAAGCTACTAGATTACTTTGAAATGATTGCCGAGGATCGTGGGATAACTTTTGAGAAATCAGGTGAGTTCAGTGCAGTATTAGGTAATGAGGGTTTACTGCAAAGATTATTTGCTAATCTACTGTCCAACGCCATCTACTATGCCACTAGTCACAGCGTTATCACGATATCAGCTACTATTAATACTTCAAAAACTCCTGTTAATACTAATAGTTTGTTTAAGAATGACAAGGGTAATACTCAAACCTCGAATCAATCTTGGCTAGAGATAACTTTTACTAATTATCTACAAAAACCTTTAAACCAAAGCGAAGCAGATCGATTGTTTGAGCGCTTTTATCGTCATGACAAGACCAGCCAGCACCATTCAGGCTCAGGTCTAGGGCTGTCTATCGTTCAGACCATCGCTACTGCTCATAAAGGGGAGGTTAATATTGTTATCAAAGATGACTATTGTTTTGAGGTTACCGTGGGTTTATTGATTGCTAGGTAG
- a CDS encoding heavy metal response regulator transcription factor: MKVLLVEDELKLGEYIKKGLSEAGFIVDHQLTGLDGYHAMMTEEFSVILMDVMLPDVSGFELVRNYRAAGKHTPVLFLTAKDDLDDKIKGIEIGGDDYLTKPFAFAELVVRIKSLLRRANQADYKSTLMQIADLKMDIAKRTVHRDDAPIKLTAKEFSLLQFMLERRGEVLPRSVIASQVWDINFDSDTNVIDVAVRRLRLKIDDGYQTKLIHTVRGMGYRLDSVDADTHEHDC; this comes from the coding sequence ATGAAAGTACTACTAGTAGAAGATGAGTTAAAACTTGGCGAATATATAAAAAAAGGTTTAAGCGAAGCAGGCTTCATTGTCGACCACCAGCTAACAGGCTTAGATGGCTACCATGCTATGATGACTGAAGAATTTAGCGTGATACTCATGGATGTTATGCTGCCTGATGTTAGTGGTTTTGAGCTAGTACGTAATTACCGAGCGGCGGGCAAGCATACGCCAGTATTATTTCTAACAGCGAAAGATGATTTGGATGACAAGATTAAGGGGATTGAGATTGGCGGTGATGATTATCTGACCAAGCCTTTTGCCTTTGCAGAATTAGTCGTGCGTATAAAAAGCTTGCTGCGCCGTGCTAATCAAGCCGATTATAAAAGTACGCTGATGCAAATAGCGGATCTCAAAATGGACATTGCCAAGCGCACTGTACACAGAGATGACGCACCTATCAAACTGACGGCAAAAGAGTTCTCCTTACTACAATTCATGCTAGAGCGCCGCGGTGAAGTATTGCCACGCTCAGTCATTGCCTCACAAGTATGGGATATAAACTTCGATAGCGATACTAATGTGATCGATGTGGCCGTTAGACGACTACGACTAAAGATCGATGATGGTTATCAGACCAAGCTCATTCATACGGTGCGCGGCATGGGCTATCGTTTAGATTCTGTTGACGCTGATACTCATGAACATGACTGCTAA
- a CDS encoding cytochrome c: MRFLWGALFTMFVAIVGVFTVVSSGIINIGADQLHTPIVHGFLETARERSIENASKDIVVPDLQQVDMISSGGADYKDMCAGCHLAPDATQTDLSEYLYPKPPNFTKAEVVERFKSEAGAQQSFWAIKHGIMASGMPAWGATHDDERMWAMVAFIRALPELDEAQYTLLTTRFDSDMMDMSFDDEMMDMSDGDTEMQH; the protein is encoded by the coding sequence ATGAGATTTTTATGGGGTGCGCTGTTTACTATGTTTGTCGCCATCGTTGGCGTTTTTACGGTAGTTTCTAGTGGCATTATTAATATTGGGGCAGATCAACTCCATACTCCAATAGTCCATGGTTTTTTGGAGACGGCTCGCGAACGTTCTATAGAAAATGCGAGTAAAGACATCGTTGTTCCAGACCTACAACAAGTGGATATGATCAGCTCTGGCGGCGCGGACTACAAAGACATGTGTGCAGGCTGCCATCTAGCACCTGATGCAACACAAACAGATCTGAGTGAGTACTTGTATCCGAAACCACCAAACTTTACTAAGGCTGAAGTGGTCGAGCGTTTCAAATCTGAAGCAGGTGCGCAGCAAAGCTTTTGGGCGATTAAGCATGGCATTATGGCATCTGGAATGCCTGCGTGGGGCGCGACTCACGATGACGAGAGAATGTGGGCTATGGTCGCTTTTATCAGAGCATTGCCTGAGTTAGATGAGGCGCAATATACGCTACTCACCACAAGATTTGACAGCGATATGATGGATATGTCGTTTGACGATGAGATGATGGATATGTCGGATGGTGACACTGAGATGCAGCATTAA
- a CDS encoding DUF411 domain-containing protein: protein MRRHTDISFNEHHWASGRALLLVSSLSLVLAACSQPSSTATSSMPATQSTTTTAVEQPQAHMMPVSANSDTQSTILRDVSATVYKDANCGCCKEWVGYAEDNGLNATAQDVADVSLFKDRYGVPQQMRSCHTTITTDGYVFEGHVPAKHMAQFLTNPPKDAIGLAVPSMPVGSPGMEYQDKFMPYQVMQLNKDGSTQVYAAIESPAQQL, encoded by the coding sequence ATGAGACGCCACACTGATATATCTTTCAATGAGCATCACTGGGCATCCGGGCGTGCTCTTTTGTTGGTTTCTTCATTGTCACTAGTACTTGCAGCTTGTAGTCAACCAAGCTCTACTGCTACTAGCTCGATGCCAGCTACGCAATCGACGACGACAACTGCAGTAGAGCAGCCACAGGCTCACATGATGCCTGTTAGCGCAAACTCAGACACGCAGTCAACTATTTTAAGGGATGTCTCAGCTACTGTTTACAAAGATGCCAATTGCGGCTGCTGTAAAGAGTGGGTAGGTTATGCCGAAGACAATGGTTTAAACGCAACGGCACAAGACGTTGCAGATGTGTCCCTTTTCAAAGACCGCTATGGCGTACCCCAACAGATGCGCTCTTGTCATACTACTATCACCACAGATGGCTATGTTTTTGAAGGACATGTCCCTGCCAAACATATGGCGCAGTTTCTGACAAATCCGCCAAAGGATGCGATTGGTCTGGCTGTACCTAGTATGCCTGTTGGCAGCCCTGGTATGGAGTACCAAGATAAGTTTATGCCTTATCAGGTAATGCAGCTGAACAAAGATGGTAGTACTCAAGTTTACGCTGCTATTGAATCACCAGCGCAGCAGCTATAG